Proteins co-encoded in one Cercospora beticola chromosome 7, complete sequence genomic window:
- the BNA52 gene encoding Kynureninase 2, with amino-acid sequence MDATAAIGLLQQGQKPSWPSNAATLEFAESLDNHNDIPKTFRKDFVVPTKSQLKRKTLHDDAQTSAPASSVEDEAIYFCGNSLGLQPKAVSEYMSAYLKTWGSIAVGGHFTNFEDSPLVAYQDMAADCARKMAPIVGAKDAQEVVAMNTLTVNLHLMMAAFYKPDKAAKKTKIMCEWRPFPSDWYAIESQIEWHGLDPKEEMLLVRPDNEKNGEYDMSTEQICNLITQHKDELALILLPGIQYYSGQLLDIPTITAHAHKHGLTIGWDLAHAAGNVELQLHDWDVDFACWCTYKYMNAGAGAIAGVFVHEKHGDSKKNKALKGWYGHDKSSRFLMNNQFVPTPGAGGFQLSNPSVVDLTCLSAALSVYEKTSMKELRRKALLLTAYAEELLGGISKRNVTEGGEAPFKIITPSDPRQRGTQLSVLFKEELMEEVSAALEENGVICDKRKPGCIRVAPVPLYNTFGDVARFMQIIEAALKNKGKASEDSE; translated from the coding sequence ATGGACGCCACCGCAGCGATCGGCCTCCTCCAACAAGGCCAGAAACCATCGTGGCCGTCAAACGCAGCAACTCTCGAGTTCGCAGAGTCCCTCGACAACCACAACGATATTCCCAAGACCTTCCGCAAAGACTTCGTCGTGCCCACAAAATCACAACTCAAGCGCAAGACTCTCCATGATGATGCCCAGACTTCAGCACCAGCTTCCTCCGTAGAAGATGAGGCCATCTACTTCTGCGGAAACTCCCTCGGTCTGCAACCAAAAGCAGTCTCAGAATACATGTCCGCATACTTGAAGACATGGGGTTCAATCGCCGTAGGAGGTCATTTCACAAACTTCGAGGATTCACCTCTTGTTGCGTACCAAGATATGGCAGCCGATTGTGCGAGAAAAATGGCCCCAATCGTGGGCGCGAAAGATGCACAAGAAGTCGTTGCCATGAACACATTGACCGTCAATCTCCACTTGATGATGGCAGCATTCTACAAACCTGATAAGGCCGCGAAAAAGACGAAAATCATGTGCGAATGGCGACCTTTCCCAAGTGATTGGTATGCGATCGAAAGTCAGATCGAATGGCATGGTTTGGATCCTAAGGAGGAAATGCTGCTCGTTCGACCTGACAACGAGAAGAACGGAGAATATGATATGTCGACGGAACAGATTTGCAATCTCATTACTCAACACAAAGACGAATTGGCCCTGATCCTTCTCCCCGGGATTCAATACTACTCTGGCCAACTTCTCGATATCCCAACTATTACAGCGCACGCACACAAGCATGGCCTCACAATCGGCTGGGATCTCGCACACGCAGCAGGAAATGTCGAACTCCAGCTTCACGACTGGGATGTCGATTTCGCTTGCTGGTGTACGTACAAGTACATGAATGCCGGAGCTGGTGCTATCGCCGGCGTGTTCGTGCACGAGAAACATGGTGATTCGAAGAAGAATAAGGCGTTGAAGGGTTGGTATGGCCATGATAAGAGCAGTCGTTTCCTCATGAACAACCAGTTTGTTCCGACGCCTGGTGCAGGAGGTTTCCAGCTTTCGAACCCGAGTGTAGTGGATTTGACTTGTTTGAGCGCTGCGCTGAGCGTGTATGAGAAGACGAGTATGAAGGAGTTGAGGAGGAAAGCGCTGCTTTTGACGGCTTATGCGGAGGAGTTGTTGGGTGGCATTTCGAAGAGGAACGTGACTGAGGGCGGAGAGGCGCCTTTCAAGATTATTACACCAAGCGACCCACGTCAGCGGGGGACACAATTGAGTGTGCTTTTCAAGGAGGAGCTGATGGAGGAAGTCAGCGCAGCTCTTGAGGAAAATGGTGTGATCTGCGACAAGAGGAAGCCGGGCTGCATTCGAGTGGCACCTGTGCCACTTTACAATACCTTCGGGGATGTGGCGAGGTTTATGCAGATCATTGAGGCGGCGTTGAAGAACAAGGGCAAGGCAAGCGAGGATTCTGAGTAA